From Achromobacter spanius, a single genomic window includes:
- a CDS encoding YggS family pyridoxal phosphate-dependent enzyme yields MTADDTMAGRLAQIQQRIREACERAGRAPGSVTLLPVSKTFGEDAIREAMGLGLTRFGENKTQEIRQKAAAFEGDGLQWVLIGHLQTNKAKDAARDAAEVQSLDRVELADALHRRLQNEGRTLDVLVQVKTSSEPSKFGMEPQEVSPFLRRIASEYPTLRVQGLMTLAVNSPDPNEVRACFRALRELRDGLVQENIPGVSLDRLSMGMSGDFELAIEEGSTEVRIGSAIFGARHYPDPQ; encoded by the coding sequence ATGACCGCCGACGACACCATGGCCGGGCGCCTCGCCCAGATCCAGCAACGCATCCGAGAGGCCTGCGAGCGCGCGGGCCGCGCCCCCGGCAGCGTGACGTTGCTGCCCGTCAGCAAGACCTTCGGCGAGGACGCCATCCGCGAGGCGATGGGGCTGGGCCTGACGCGTTTTGGCGAAAACAAGACGCAGGAGATCCGCCAGAAGGCCGCCGCGTTCGAAGGCGACGGGCTGCAATGGGTGCTGATCGGCCACCTGCAGACCAACAAGGCCAAGGACGCCGCGCGCGACGCCGCCGAAGTGCAATCCCTGGACCGCGTCGAGCTGGCCGACGCCCTGCACCGGCGCCTGCAAAATGAGGGCCGCACCCTGGACGTGCTGGTGCAGGTCAAGACCTCGTCCGAACCCAGCAAATTCGGCATGGAGCCCCAGGAAGTCTCCCCCTTCCTGCGCCGCATTGCCTCGGAATACCCGACGCTGCGTGTGCAGGGCCTGATGACCCTGGCGGTCAACTCGCCTGATCCCAACGAGGTCCGCGCGTGCTTTCGCGCGCTGCGCGAGCTGCGGGATGGCCTGGTTCAAGAAAACATTCCCGGCGTGTCGCTGGACCGCCTGTCGATGGGCATGAGCGGCGACTTTGAACTGGCCATCGAGGAAGGCTCGACGGAGGTCCGCATCGGTTCGGCCATCTTCGGCGCACGGCATTATCCCGACCCGCAATAG
- a CDS encoding DUF3683 domain-containing protein, with translation MNAPLASHILNGAMPPAAPARLREIPYNYTSFSDREIVGRLLGEDAWSLLSDLRGERRTGRSARMLYEVLGDIWVVRRNPYLQDDLLDNPKRRKQLIEALHHRLGEIDKRRDPSAPAEAGHDPHRDEKVVGLLARARSAIAAFEGEFDQTAMMRKQAQKVLGRITARDNIKFDGLSRVSHVTDATDWRVEYPFVVLTPDSEDEIAALVTACIELGLTIVPRGGGTGYTGGAIPLTWKSAVINTEKFDKLGKVESCILPGLTEPVAVIHAGAGVVTKRVSEAAEAAGFVFAVDPTSAEASCVGGNIAMNAGGKKAVLWGTALDNLAWWRMVDPDGNWLEVTRLDHNMGKIHDVELARFELKWFDGKGKPGERLLKTETLEIHGRVFRKEGLGKDVTDKFLAGLPGIQKEGCDGLITSARWVLHRMPRHTRTVCMEFFGQARDAIPSIVEVKGYLDGEGKARGAILAGLEHLDERYLRAVGYATKSKRGVLPKMVLIGDIVGDDDDAVAAAASEVVRLANTRHGEGFVAVSPEARKKFWLDRSRTAAIARHTNAFKINEDVVIPLPRMGEYTDHIERINIELSTSNKLKLLGELDAYLCTPLPVGKIDDADIETTRAEVLAERTRQAIELIAATRQRWQWLLDNLDLPLGDALPQLEGLGLGELHATLTARLAAQPAARVFDVVQDRTIRVSWKTEVLAGLQRAFSGAAYKKIVDELVAIHGRVLKSRVFVALHMHAGDGNVHTNIPVNSDDYGMLGEAHAAVERIMQIARDLDGVISGEHGIGLTKYEFLTEAELAPFQDYKRRVDPNGHFNAGKLMPGADLRHAWTPSFNLMGHESLIMQQSDIGAISESIKDCLRCGKCKPVCATHVPRANLLYSPRNKILATSLLVEAFLYEEQTRRGVSLKHWEEFEDVADHCTVCHKCYNPCPVDIDFGDVSMNMRAVLRRMGRKSFNPGTASAMFFLNAKDPATINATRKAMVGVGYKVQRAAHDLFSGLVKKQTAKPPATVGKPPLREQVVHFVNKKMPGGLPKQAARKLLDIEDANYVPIIRDPKATTADTEAVFYFPGCGSERLFSQVGLATQAMLWHAGVQTVLPPGYLCCGYPQRGNGMTDKAEQIITDNRVLFHRVANTLNYLDIKTVVVSCGTCYDQLAGYEFEKIFPGCRLIDIHEYLLEKGIKLEGAKGVRYMYHDPCHTPMKLQEPMKTVRALVGDGAVKSDRCCGESGTLAVSRPDISTQVRFRKQEELLKGDAAMRSDGFTGDVKVLTSCPSCLQGLSRYEGDTKMEADYIVVEMARHILGEGWMEDYVRRANAGGIERVLV, from the coding sequence ATGAACGCCCCACTCGCCAGCCACATCTTGAACGGGGCGATGCCGCCCGCCGCACCCGCGCGATTGCGCGAAATCCCCTACAACTACACGTCGTTTTCCGACCGCGAAATCGTGGGCCGGTTATTGGGTGAAGACGCCTGGAGCCTGCTGAGCGACCTGCGCGGCGAACGGCGCACCGGCCGTTCGGCCCGGATGCTGTACGAAGTGCTGGGCGATATCTGGGTCGTGCGCCGCAATCCGTATCTGCAGGACGACCTGCTCGACAATCCCAAGCGCCGCAAGCAGCTCATCGAAGCGCTGCATCACCGCCTGGGCGAAATCGACAAGCGCCGCGACCCCAGCGCGCCGGCTGAAGCCGGCCATGATCCGCATCGCGACGAAAAGGTCGTCGGTCTGCTGGCCCGCGCGCGTTCTGCCATCGCGGCCTTTGAAGGCGAATTCGACCAGACCGCCATGATGCGCAAGCAGGCGCAAAAGGTGCTGGGCCGCATCACGGCGCGCGACAACATCAAGTTCGACGGCCTGTCGCGCGTGTCGCACGTGACGGACGCGACCGACTGGCGTGTGGAGTATCCCTTCGTCGTGCTGACGCCCGACTCCGAGGACGAGATCGCCGCGCTGGTCACCGCCTGTATTGAATTGGGCCTGACCATCGTCCCGCGCGGCGGCGGCACCGGATACACCGGCGGCGCCATCCCGCTGACCTGGAAGTCGGCGGTCATCAATACCGAAAAATTCGACAAGCTGGGCAAGGTCGAGTCCTGTATTTTGCCCGGGCTCACCGAGCCCGTGGCGGTCATCCATGCCGGCGCCGGCGTCGTCACCAAACGCGTGTCCGAGGCGGCCGAGGCGGCCGGCTTCGTGTTCGCCGTGGACCCGACATCCGCCGAAGCCTCGTGCGTGGGCGGCAACATCGCCATGAACGCCGGCGGCAAGAAGGCCGTGCTGTGGGGCACCGCGCTGGACAACCTGGCCTGGTGGCGCATGGTCGATCCGGACGGCAACTGGCTGGAAGTCACGCGCCTGGACCACAACATGGGCAAGATCCATGATGTGGAGCTGGCCCGTTTCGAGCTCAAGTGGTTCGACGGCAAGGGCAAGCCCGGCGAACGCCTGCTCAAGACCGAAACGCTGGAAATCCATGGCCGCGTCTTCCGCAAGGAAGGCCTGGGCAAGGACGTCACCGACAAGTTCCTGGCGGGCCTGCCCGGTATCCAGAAGGAAGGCTGCGACGGCCTGATCACGTCGGCGCGCTGGGTGCTGCACCGCATGCCGCGCCACACGCGCACGGTCTGTATGGAATTCTTCGGGCAGGCGCGAGACGCCATCCCGTCGATCGTCGAGGTCAAGGGTTACCTGGACGGCGAAGGCAAGGCGCGCGGCGCCATCCTGGCCGGCCTGGAGCACCTGGACGAACGCTACCTGCGCGCGGTCGGCTACGCCACCAAGAGCAAGCGCGGCGTGCTGCCCAAGATGGTCCTGATCGGCGACATCGTCGGCGACGACGACGATGCGGTGGCCGCGGCCGCCAGCGAAGTCGTGCGCCTGGCCAACACGCGCCACGGCGAGGGCTTTGTCGCCGTCAGCCCCGAGGCGCGCAAGAAATTCTGGCTGGACCGCTCGCGCACCGCCGCGATCGCGCGGCACACCAACGCCTTCAAGATCAACGAAGACGTCGTGATCCCGCTGCCCCGCATGGGCGAATACACGGATCACATCGAGCGCATCAACATCGAACTGTCGACCAGCAACAAGCTCAAGCTGCTGGGCGAGCTGGATGCCTACCTGTGCACGCCGCTGCCGGTCGGCAAGATCGACGACGCCGACATTGAAACCACCCGCGCCGAGGTGCTGGCCGAGCGCACGCGCCAGGCAATCGAATTGATCGCCGCCACGCGCCAGCGCTGGCAGTGGCTGCTGGACAATCTGGACCTGCCGCTGGGCGACGCGCTGCCGCAGCTCGAAGGCCTTGGCCTGGGCGAGCTTCACGCCACGCTGACCGCACGCCTGGCCGCACAACCCGCCGCCCGCGTCTTCGACGTGGTGCAGGACCGCACCATCCGCGTCTCCTGGAAGACCGAAGTGCTGGCCGGCCTGCAGCGCGCCTTCTCGGGCGCGGCCTACAAGAAGATCGTCGACGAGCTCGTCGCCATCCATGGCCGCGTGCTCAAGAGCCGCGTGTTCGTCGCGCTGCACATGCACGCCGGCGACGGCAACGTGCACACCAACATTCCCGTCAACTCGGACGACTACGGAATGCTGGGCGAGGCCCATGCCGCCGTCGAACGCATCATGCAGATCGCGCGCGACCTGGACGGCGTGATTTCGGGCGAGCACGGCATCGGCCTGACGAAGTACGAATTCCTGACCGAAGCCGAACTGGCCCCGTTCCAGGACTACAAGCGGCGCGTGGATCCCAACGGTCACTTCAACGCCGGCAAGCTCATGCCCGGCGCGGACCTGCGCCATGCCTGGACGCCCAGCTTCAACCTGATGGGCCACGAGTCGCTGATCATGCAGCAGAGCGACATCGGCGCCATCTCGGAGTCCATCAAGGACTGCCTGCGCTGCGGCAAGTGCAAACCTGTGTGCGCCACCCACGTGCCGCGCGCGAACCTCTTGTATTCGCCCCGCAACAAGATCCTGGCGACGTCGCTGCTGGTCGAGGCCTTCCTGTACGAAGAACAGACCCGGCGCGGTGTGAGTCTCAAGCACTGGGAAGAGTTCGAGGACGTGGCCGACCACTGCACCGTCTGCCACAAGTGCTACAACCCCTGTCCGGTCGATATCGACTTCGGCGACGTGTCGATGAACATGCGCGCCGTGCTGCGCCGCATGGGCCGCAAGTCGTTCAATCCGGGCACGGCCAGCGCCATGTTCTTCCTGAACGCCAAGGACCCGGCCACCATCAACGCCACCCGCAAGGCGATGGTGGGCGTGGGCTACAAGGTGCAGCGCGCCGCGCACGACCTGTTCTCGGGTCTGGTCAAGAAGCAGACCGCCAAGCCGCCGGCCACGGTGGGCAAGCCGCCGCTGCGCGAGCAGGTGGTGCACTTCGTGAACAAGAAGATGCCGGGCGGACTGCCCAAGCAGGCCGCGCGCAAGCTGCTGGACATTGAAGACGCGAACTACGTGCCGATCATCCGCGACCCGAAGGCCACGACGGCCGACACGGAAGCGGTGTTCTATTTCCCGGGCTGCGGTTCCGAACGCCTGTTCTCGCAGGTCGGCCTGGCGACGCAGGCGATGCTGTGGCACGCGGGCGTGCAGACCGTGCTGCCGCCGGGTTACCTGTGCTGCGGCTATCCCCAGCGCGGCAACGGCATGACCGACAAGGCCGAGCAGATCATCACCGACAACCGGGTGCTGTTCCACCGCGTGGCCAACACGCTGAACTACCTGGACATCAAGACCGTGGTGGTCAGTTGCGGCACCTGCTACGACCAGCTTGCCGGGTATGAATTCGAAAAGATCTTCCCGGGCTGCCGGCTGATCGACATCCACGAATACCTGCTGGAAAAGGGCATCAAGCTGGAAGGGGCCAAGGGCGTGCGCTACATGTACCACGACCCCTGCCACACGCCGATGAAGCTGCAGGAACCCATGAAGACGGTGCGCGCGCTGGTGGGCGATGGCGCGGTCAAGAGCGACCGCTGCTGCGGCGAGTCCGGCACGCTGGCGGTCAGCCGTCCCGACATCTCGACGCAGGTGCGCTTTCGCAAGCAGGAAGAACTGCTCAAGGGCGACGCCGCGATGCGCAGCGACGGCTTCACGGGCGATGTGAAGGTCCTGACTTCGTGCCCGTCGTGCCTGCAGGGCTTGTCGCGCTACGAGGGCGACACCAAGATGGAAGCCGACTACATCGTGGTCGAGATGGCTCGCCACATCCTGGGTGAAGGCTGGATGGAAGACTACGTGCGCCGCGCCAATGCGGGCGGGATCGAACGGGTGTTGGTGTAG
- a CDS encoding Hsp20/alpha crystallin family protein: protein MNERKDLTVPAEAAVSEKRDGRGVTVPAVDIFEDKEGITLLADLPGVSKEALRINVESDVLQIEGEASVETPGDLRLVLGEMRAPLFRRSFRLGQEFDRAQISASLKQGLLTLRIPRVREAQPRQIPVVAG from the coding sequence ATGAATGAACGCAAAGACCTGACCGTGCCCGCCGAAGCGGCCGTTTCTGAGAAGCGCGACGGGCGCGGCGTGACCGTGCCGGCCGTGGATATCTTCGAGGACAAGGAGGGCATCACGCTGCTGGCGGACCTGCCCGGCGTGTCCAAGGAAGCGCTGCGCATCAACGTCGAGTCCGACGTGCTGCAAATCGAAGGCGAAGCCTCGGTCGAGACGCCCGGCGATCTGCGGCTCGTGCTGGGCGAAATGCGTGCGCCGCTCTTTCGCCGGTCGTTCCGGTTGGGACAGGAGTTCGACCGCGCGCAGATCAGCGCCAGCCTGAAGCAGGGCCTTCTGACGCTGCGCATCCCGCGCGTGCGTGAGGCACAGCCCCGGCAGATTCCGGTCGTGGCGGGATGA
- a CDS encoding YqaA family protein — MEESLLSAVHWLLGVLALPSVGLSAIFTVSLVSATLLPLGSEPAVFGYIKLSPDMFWPAILVATAGNTVGGAISYAMGLGAEKAVERWKEKHPHPHPDATEGGRMRGRWNERAHDWLHRMGPPALLLSWLPAVGDPLCAVAGWLRLSFWPCVFYMAIGKFMRYLFMTAGLLWFFPGKI, encoded by the coding sequence ATGGAAGAAAGTCTCTTATCCGCAGTTCATTGGCTCTTGGGGGTGCTGGCGCTGCCCTCCGTGGGCCTGTCGGCCATCTTCACCGTTTCGCTCGTGTCCGCGACGCTGCTGCCGCTGGGTTCCGAGCCGGCGGTGTTCGGCTACATCAAGCTTTCGCCGGACATGTTCTGGCCTGCCATCCTGGTGGCCACCGCAGGCAATACCGTGGGCGGGGCCATCAGCTACGCCATGGGCCTGGGCGCCGAGAAGGCGGTCGAGCGCTGGAAGGAGAAACACCCCCATCCGCATCCCGATGCGACCGAAGGCGGCCGCATGCGCGGACGCTGGAACGAGCGCGCCCATGACTGGCTGCACCGGATGGGACCGCCCGCGCTGCTGTTGTCCTGGCTGCCTGCCGTGGGCGATCCCCTGTGCGCGGTTGCCGGCTGGCTGCGCCTGTCGTTCTGGCCCTGCGTTTTCTACATGGCCATCGGCAAATTCATGCGCTATCTGTTCATGACCGCCGGGCTGCTCTGGTTTTTTCCCGGGAAAATCTAG
- a CDS encoding Hsp20/alpha crystallin family protein — protein MSNFPFNDSGFASAFDAIQEHMGRVLRNAGVPAALRATPQAYFPPVNVGVSGDSIEVVAFIPGMDPEGLNVSIEKRLLTISGERKPQELPEGARYYARERTQGRYTRIIELPADADPDNVQARYTDGCLAISIKRRESAKPRTVTVQ, from the coding sequence ATGAGCAACTTTCCTTTCAACGATAGCGGCTTTGCCAGCGCGTTCGACGCGATTCAGGAGCACATGGGCCGCGTGCTGCGCAATGCCGGCGTACCTGCTGCCTTGCGTGCCACGCCGCAGGCGTACTTTCCGCCCGTCAACGTCGGCGTGTCGGGCGATTCCATTGAAGTCGTCGCCTTCATTCCCGGGATGGATCCTGAAGGCCTGAACGTGTCGATCGAGAAGCGCCTTCTGACCATCAGTGGCGAACGCAAGCCGCAGGAGCTTCCCGAAGGCGCCCGCTATTACGCGCGCGAACGCACGCAGGGCCGCTATACGCGCATCATCGAGCTGCCCGCCGACGCGGATCCGGACAACGTGCAGGCGCGATACACGGACGGCTGCCTGGCCATTTCCATCAAGCGCCGCGAATCGGCCAAGCCGCGCACCGTGACCGTGCAGTGA
- a CDS encoding Bug family tripartite tricarboxylate transporter substrate binding protein yields the protein MHKHAKRLLAFAALSLAATAAAAQSWPTQPVRWIVPYPAGGGTDVVARTVASSLEKTLGQTIVVENRPGAGTIIGATAIAQAEPNGYLVGTADSGTLAFNSSLYAKLSYDPAKFTYIGGIAKFPLLLAVNVNSPYKTVEDVLAAAKKEPGKLTSASAGAGSPHHLALELFKQRTGANVLHVPYKGAAPAIQDLLGGQVDMMFIDLGSGLPNVKAGKLRVLAAATPERVTVLPDVPTMAEQGVANFTAYAWQGLVGPAGLPEPVVKKLSADLDATLKSPAVSQKMLDMGVIPMAMSAQDFKTYADQERSAWADVIKKANIKLE from the coding sequence ATGCACAAGCACGCAAAGCGCCTGCTGGCGTTTGCCGCCCTGTCGCTGGCCGCCACCGCGGCCGCAGCCCAATCCTGGCCCACCCAACCGGTCCGCTGGATCGTTCCCTACCCCGCCGGCGGCGGCACCGACGTGGTCGCACGCACGGTCGCGAGCAGCCTGGAAAAGACGCTGGGCCAGACCATCGTGGTCGAGAACCGTCCGGGCGCCGGCACCATCATCGGCGCCACGGCCATTGCCCAGGCGGAACCCAACGGCTACCTGGTGGGCACTGCCGACTCGGGCACGCTGGCCTTCAATTCGTCGCTGTACGCCAAGCTGTCCTACGACCCCGCCAAGTTCACCTACATCGGCGGCATCGCCAAGTTCCCGCTGCTCCTGGCCGTGAACGTCAACTCGCCGTACAAGACGGTCGAAGACGTGCTCGCCGCGGCCAAGAAGGAACCGGGCAAGCTGACGTCGGCCTCCGCCGGCGCGGGCTCGCCGCATCACCTGGCGCTGGAACTGTTCAAGCAGCGCACCGGCGCCAACGTGCTGCACGTCCCCTACAAGGGCGCCGCGCCTGCCATCCAGGATCTGCTGGGCGGCCAGGTGGACATGATGTTCATCGACCTGGGATCGGGCCTGCCCAACGTCAAGGCGGGCAAGCTGCGCGTGCTGGCCGCCGCCACGCCCGAGCGCGTGACCGTGCTGCCGGATGTCCCGACGATGGCCGAGCAGGGCGTCGCCAACTTCACGGCCTACGCCTGGCAAGGCCTGGTCGGCCCGGCCGGTTTGCCTGAACCGGTGGTGAAGAAGCTGTCGGCCGATCTGGACGCCACGCTCAAGTCGCCCGCGGTGTCGCAGAAGATGCTGGACATGGGCGTCATCCCCATGGCGATGTCGGCGCAGGACTTCAAGACGTATGCCGATCAGGAGCGCAGCGCCTGGGCGGACGTCATCAAGAAGGCGAACATCAAGCTGGAGTGA